The DNA region CCTTCGGCGTCCGTCGCGGGGACGGTGACGCCGTCCGGACCGGTGATCGTCGGGACGATTCCCGAGACCCCGAGGCCGTTCGCGTTCGTGACGCCGATCAGGATCGAGCCCGTGGTGTCCGAGTTGATGTTCGTGAGCGGGGCGATCGCGCTGGACATCGTCACCTGCTGCGAACCGGACGACGACGCGCTCGTCTTCCAACTGACCGTGACGGTGACGGCCTTGTACGACAGGGAGCCGTCACCGGTTCCGCATGCGGTCGCGCTGCCGGAGGAACGCGTCCAGGAGACCTCCCGCGTCAACGCGAACGTCTGGTTGCCGACCGTCGGGGTCGCGGTGCCGCTCTTGATGTCGAAGATGCTGGGAAGGTCGCGGAGGCTGTCGATGTCCTCCATCGCGACCGTCGACGCGACCTCGCGAGCGCGAGTGTCCTTCGAGAGGACGAGCGACGCAGTGATGCCGGCGGCGATGCCGGCGGCGATCACGGCGAAGATCGTCATCGCGACCATCACCTCGATGATGGTGAAGCCGTCCTCGTCCTCACGGGCGGAACGCAGTCGCTCGGCGATGCGCGAGATCATGGCGTTCCTTTCCTCGTGTCGGTTGCCGAGACGCCCAGAAGGGCTGCGATCCGGAGACCACAGCCCATCCGGGACTGGTTACGAGGAGGCCTTCGTGAAGACGCCTGCGCTGCACGTACCCTCAGCAACGCCCGACGCGTCGGTGGCGCCGAAGGTCTTCCCGGTGGAAGTGCTCTTCCCCTGGATGCAGAACGCGCTCTTGTCGTTGGTCACCGTGTAGGTCAGGGTCGTGTCAACGCCAGAGGTGCTCCCCGCGGCCTTGTAGTCGCCCGACGTGAGTTGATCCGCGGTCAGAGATGCCGGGAGGGTGCTCGTCGCTCCGTTCGTCATCACGGTGACGACCGCGGTCTTCGCGTTGGAGATGTCGGACTTCACAGCCGAGTTCTTCGCGTTGTTCTGCACGCTGATGTAGACCGGGATGGCGATCGCGGCGAGGATGCCGATGATGATCACGACGACCAGGAGCTCGATGAGGGTGAAGCCCTTCTCGTCGTCCTTCAGGAGACCCTTGCGGCGAGCGTCGAGCTTGCCCATGAGAGCGAAGTACATGTTTGTTTCCATTCTGCGGGGAATGAGGAGGAATTGTTTCGGGGCTTGCTCGGCCGCCGCACATCA from Curtobacterium sp. MCJR17_020 includes:
- a CDS encoding prepilin-type N-terminal cleavage/methylation domain-containing protein; the protein is MYFALMGKLDARRKGLLKDDEKGFTLIELLVVVIIIGILAAIAIPVYISVQNNAKNSAVKSDISNAKTAVVTVMTNGATSTLPASLTADQLTSGDYKAAGSTSGVDTTLTYTVTNDKSAFCIQGKSTSTGKTFGATDASGVAEGTCSAGVFTKASS